One genomic window of Roseateles sp. DAIF2 includes the following:
- a CDS encoding alpha/beta hydrolase — protein sequence MSEALSIVLVHGFWGGAAHWSKTIVELARLGHQRLRAVELPLTALADDAERTRKMVAQQPGPVLLVGHSYGGAVISQAGNLPQVQGLVFIAAFAPDAGESPGGITHARPPAAIANIEPDSDGYLWARHDKFHESFCQDLSADEALVMAVTQKAPLAGTFGDTIDVPAWRHKPSWYQLSTEDRMIHPDNQRHMAERMQPRKLLSLPASHASLASRPAEVAALIDEAARALAG from the coding sequence ATGAGTGAAGCATTGAGCATCGTCCTGGTGCATGGTTTCTGGGGCGGCGCGGCGCACTGGAGCAAGACCATCGTCGAACTGGCGCGCCTGGGGCATCAACGCCTGCGCGCGGTCGAACTGCCGCTGACCGCGCTGGCCGATGACGCCGAGCGCACCCGCAAGATGGTGGCGCAGCAGCCCGGGCCGGTGCTGCTGGTCGGCCATTCCTATGGCGGCGCGGTGATCAGCCAGGCCGGCAATCTGCCGCAGGTGCAGGGCCTGGTCTTCATCGCGGCCTTCGCGCCCGATGCCGGCGAAAGCCCGGGTGGCATCACCCATGCGCGGCCGCCCGCCGCGATCGCCAATATCGAGCCGGACAGCGACGGCTACCTCTGGGCCCGCCACGACAAGTTCCATGAAAGCTTCTGCCAGGACCTGAGCGCGGACGAGGCGCTGGTGATGGCGGTCACGCAGAAGGCGCCGCTGGCCGGCACCTTCGGCGACACGATCGATGTGCCGGCCTGGCGCCACAAGCCGAGCTGGTACCAGCTCTCGACCGAGGACCGGATGATCCATCCGGACAACCAGCGCCACATGGCCGAGCGCATGCAGCCACGCAAGCTGCTGAGCCTGCCGGCTAGCCATGCCTCGCTGGCCTCGCGGCCGGCCGAGGTGGCGGCGCTGATCGACGAGGCGGCGCGGGCGCTGGCGGGCTGA
- a CDS encoding patatin-like phospholipase family protein translates to MSQQPSTSFGSPIPITGLILTGGGARAAYQVGVLAALAQLRRDAGVGGPTGLNPFPIIAGTSAGAINAATLACIADDFDAAVDGLMHIWQNIHVEQVYAADSLGVIRTGARWMTMMSLGWALARWKRSRPRSLLDNAPLGDLLRRWVRLERLEKMLDQGHMRALAISGSSYTSGQHVTFYQTHAPIAPWQRSQRLAVRTRLSIEHLLASSAIPFIFPAEQLELDGQPEWFGDGSMRQSAPISPAVHLGAERVLVIGAGRMHEPPGRREVINEGHPSMAQIAGHALSNIFLDALAVDVERLQRINHTLSLLPPEARRNTPLRPVEVLVIAPSRRLDELAAEHQGSLPPSMRGLLRSVGVAGEGKGASGSALTSYLLFEPAFTGELIMLGMADTLARRAEVQRFFGWPAQAPTVDPAAMRRRRAGFVESIPG, encoded by the coding sequence GTGTCGCAGCAGCCCAGTACATCCTTCGGCAGCCCCATCCCCATCACTGGCCTGATCCTGACCGGCGGCGGCGCCCGTGCGGCCTACCAGGTCGGCGTGCTGGCGGCGCTGGCGCAGCTGCGGCGCGACGCGGGTGTCGGCGGCCCGACCGGGCTGAACCCCTTTCCGATCATCGCCGGCACCTCGGCCGGCGCGATCAATGCGGCGACCCTGGCCTGCATCGCGGACGATTTCGACGCCGCGGTCGACGGGCTGATGCATATCTGGCAGAACATCCATGTCGAGCAGGTCTATGCGGCCGATTCGCTGGGGGTGATACGCACCGGCGCGCGCTGGATGACGATGATGAGCCTGGGCTGGGCGCTGGCGCGCTGGAAGCGCAGCCGGCCTCGCAGCCTGCTGGACAACGCGCCGCTGGGCGATCTGCTGCGGCGCTGGGTGCGGCTGGAGCGGCTGGAGAAGATGCTGGACCAGGGCCATATGCGGGCGCTGGCGATCAGCGGCTCCAGCTACACCTCGGGCCAGCATGTGACCTTCTATCAAACCCATGCGCCGATCGCGCCCTGGCAGCGCTCGCAGCGCCTGGCGGTGCGCACGCGGCTGAGCATCGAGCATCTGCTGGCCTCCTCGGCCATTCCCTTCATCTTCCCGGCCGAGCAGCTGGAACTGGATGGCCAGCCGGAATGGTTCGGCGACGGCTCGATGCGCCAGAGCGCGCCGATCTCGCCGGCCGTGCATCTGGGCGCCGAGCGGGTGCTGGTGATCGGCGCCGGCCGCATGCATGAGCCGCCGGGGCGGCGCGAGGTGATCAACGAGGGCCATCCCAGCATGGCCCAGATCGCCGGCCATGCGCTGTCCAACATCTTCCTGGACGCACTGGCGGTCGATGTCGAGCGGCTGCAGCGCATCAACCATACCCTGTCGCTGCTGCCGCCCGAGGCGCGGCGCAACACGCCGCTGCGCCCGGTCGAGGTGCTGGTGATCGCGCCCAGCCGGCGCCTGGACGAGCTGGCGGCCGAGCACCAGGGCAGCCTGCCACCCAGCATGCGCGGGCTGCTGCGCAGCGTCGGCGTGGCCGGCGAAGGCAAGGGCGCCAGCGGTTCGGCGTTGACCAGCTATCTGCTGTTCGAGCCGGCCTTCACCGGCGAGCTGATCATGCTGGGCATGGCCGACACCCTGGCGCGCCGCGCCGAGGTGCAGCGCTTCTTCGGCTGGCCGGCCCAGGCGCCGACGGTCGATCCGGCCGCGATGCGGCGCCGGCGCGCCGGCTTCGTTGAGAGCATCCCGGGCTGA
- a CDS encoding DUF3187 family protein yields MPVDGRPAHPVPAATGRPPELSSERLETLRRQFAEQAQRLDALKRSIANEEARMSEALRALGLEALAERRGTGTQVVAAAEPAADTGARAAEVEPLRDNSPQPANVAQIFDQSGILTPHRSLVLEPSFQYSYSSSNRVALVGYTIIPAILIGVIDVREVKRNTFTGTLAARYGLSSRLEIEARVPYVRRSDSSIGREILKETGFATNVAFDSSGHGIGDIELGMRYQLNDGGVDKPFYVAGLRLKTRTGRDPFEVETNNSVNGLRDGVQAQLPTGSGFYGLQPSLTVLYPSDPAVLFGSISYLHSFKRDNVVRKTNDGPQELGSIQPGGVLGFNFGMGLALNERSSFSIGYDHSSVGKTKQNGTTAADAVRVQLGTLLLGYAYRLGPKKTLNFTLGAGMTRDTPDITLTLRMPMNL; encoded by the coding sequence ATGCCTGTCGATGGCCGGCCTGCTCACCCTGTCCCTGCCGCTACGGGCCGCCCCCCCGAGCTCTCGTCCGAGCGCCTGGAGACCCTGCGGCGCCAGTTTGCCGAACAGGCCCAGCGGCTGGATGCGCTGAAGCGCTCGATCGCCAATGAGGAAGCCCGCATGTCGGAGGCCCTGCGTGCGCTGGGCCTGGAAGCGCTGGCAGAGCGCCGCGGCACCGGAACGCAGGTAGTGGCCGCCGCCGAGCCGGCCGCCGATACCGGCGCCCGCGCCGCCGAGGTGGAACCGCTGCGCGACAACAGCCCGCAGCCGGCCAATGTGGCCCAGATCTTCGATCAGTCCGGCATCCTGACCCCGCACCGCAGCCTGGTGCTGGAGCCCTCCTTCCAGTACTCCTACTCGTCCAGCAACCGCGTCGCGCTGGTGGGCTACACCATCATCCCCGCCATCCTGATCGGCGTGATCGATGTGCGCGAGGTCAAGCGCAACACCTTCACCGGCACCCTGGCGGCGCGCTACGGGCTCAGCAGCCGCCTCGAGATCGAGGCCCGCGTGCCCTATGTGCGGCGCTCCGACAGCAGCATCGGCCGCGAGATCCTGAAGGAAACGGGCTTCGCCACCAATGTCGCCTTCGATTCCAGCGGCCATGGCATCGGCGACATCGAGCTGGGCATGCGCTATCAGCTCAACGACGGCGGGGTCGACAAGCCCTTCTATGTGGCCGGCCTGCGCCTGAAGACGCGCACCGGCCGCGACCCCTTCGAGGTCGAGACCAACAACAGCGTCAACGGCCTGCGCGACGGCGTGCAGGCGCAGCTGCCGACCGGCTCGGGCTTCTACGGCCTGCAGCCCAGCCTGACCGTGCTCTATCCCTCGGACCCGGCGGTGCTGTTCGGCTCGATCAGCTATCTGCACAGCTTCAAGCGCGACAACGTCGTGCGCAAGACCAATGACGGGCCGCAGGAGCTCGGCAGCATCCAGCCCGGCGGCGTGCTGGGCTTCAATTTCGGCATGGGCCTGGCGCTGAACGAACGCTCGTCCTTCAGCATCGGCTACGACCACAGCTCGGTCGGCAAGACAAAGCAGAACGGCACGACCGCGGCCGACGCGGTGCGCGTGCAGCTCGGCACCCTGCTGCTCGGCTATGCCTATCGCCTAGGCCCCAAGAAGACGCTGAACTTCACCCTGGGCGCCGGCATGACCCGGGACACGCCCGACATCACCCTGACCCTGCGCATGCCGATGAATCTCTAG
- a CDS encoding C39 family peptidase, which translates to MKQANALCCLMFLAGGAWAGTVEPPLQIGGAFSVPTTSLRELRFRSTIRQQFDFSCGSAAIATLLAHHYRHGVNEQTVFEGMYRHGDQEKIKREGFSLLDMKRYLQTLGFEANGFEATLEMLGRANIPAIALIQEQGYHHFIVIKGLRQGRVLIGDPSGGLRAMSQASFQQIWTNQILFVINNQQDRARFNLDAEWKIVPRAPTDLAINRNGLGSMLLPKLGPGDF; encoded by the coding sequence ATGAAGCAAGCGAACGCGCTGTGCTGCCTGATGTTTCTGGCGGGCGGTGCGTGGGCCGGTACCGTGGAGCCGCCGCTGCAGATCGGTGGCGCCTTCTCGGTGCCGACCACCAGCCTGCGCGAGCTGCGCTTTCGCTCGACGATCCGTCAGCAGTTCGACTTCAGCTGCGGCTCGGCGGCGATCGCCACCCTGCTGGCCCATCACTACCGGCACGGCGTCAACGAACAGACGGTGTTCGAGGGTATGTACCGGCATGGCGACCAGGAGAAGATCAAGCGCGAGGGTTTCTCGCTGCTCGACATGAAACGCTATCTGCAGACGCTCGGCTTCGAGGCCAACGGCTTCGAGGCGACGCTGGAGATGCTGGGCCGCGCCAACATCCCCGCGATCGCGCTGATCCAGGAGCAGGGCTATCACCACTTCATCGTCATCAAGGGCCTGCGCCAGGGCCGGGTGCTGATCGGTGATCCGTCCGGCGGCCTGCGCGCGATGAGCCAGGCCAGCTTCCAGCAGATCTGGACCAACCAGATCCTGTTCGTGATCAACAACCAGCAGGACCGGGCGCGCTTCAACCTGGATGCCGAATGGAAGATCGTGCCCCGGGCACCGACCGACCTGGCCATCAATCGCAACGGCCTGGGCTCGATGCTGCTGCCCAAGCTGGGCCCCGGGGATTTCTGA
- a CDS encoding sigma-54 dependent transcriptional regulator, with the protein MCENRVICIADEASAHEGVYALLREAGWEVHVAASEAAANRLLQSRDFLVGLLLALEPAEGQLEQLQGFVEMHSAQAWVGAFGQRSLSCQTCQRLILDHLFDHHTLPADGERLLQTLGHASGHAALRRASSAGPPPRLADTPIVGQSPAIGTLLRQIRRVAQVDAPVLISGESGSGKELAAQAIQKYSARADRPFISINCCSIPAALIQSELFGHVRGAFTGADRDKRGLFEAADGGIVFLDEIGDLTMELQVNLLRVLQERTIMRVGTTQSLRVDVRIIAATHVDLQAAVAAGTFREDLYYRLNVLPLQVPPLRERRGDIELLARHFFDQFATDRSPGLRGFSQRALSAMAAHDWPGNVRELINRVRRAMVMAEGRVITPADLGIQPPEREANGWEALDDARTEAERVAIFLSLNQAGQNVTLAAKQLGVSRATLYRLMAKHDIGN; encoded by the coding sequence ATGTGCGAGAACCGGGTGATCTGCATCGCTGATGAGGCATCGGCCCATGAAGGGGTCTATGCCCTGCTGCGCGAGGCCGGCTGGGAGGTCCATGTGGCGGCCAGCGAGGCCGCTGCGAACCGGCTGTTGCAGAGCCGGGACTTCCTGGTCGGGCTGCTGCTGGCGCTCGAGCCGGCCGAGGGCCAGCTGGAGCAACTGCAGGGTTTCGTGGAGATGCACAGCGCGCAGGCCTGGGTGGGCGCCTTCGGCCAGCGATCGCTGAGCTGCCAGACCTGCCAGCGCCTGATCCTCGATCACCTGTTCGACCATCACACCTTGCCGGCCGATGGCGAGCGCCTGCTCCAGACCCTGGGCCATGCCAGCGGGCATGCCGCGCTGCGCCGCGCCTCGAGCGCCGGGCCGCCGCCGCGGCTGGCCGACACGCCCATCGTCGGCCAGAGCCCGGCCATCGGCACCTTGCTGCGCCAGATCCGCCGCGTCGCCCAGGTCGATGCGCCGGTGCTGATCAGCGGCGAGAGCGGCAGCGGCAAGGAGCTGGCGGCGCAGGCGATCCAGAAATACTCGGCGCGGGCGGATCGTCCCTTCATCTCGATCAACTGCTGCTCGATCCCGGCCGCGCTGATCCAGTCGGAGCTGTTTGGCCATGTGCGCGGGGCCTTCACCGGTGCCGACCGCGACAAGCGCGGCCTGTTCGAAGCGGCGGACGGCGGCATCGTGTTCCTCGACGAGATCGGCGATCTGACGATGGAGCTGCAGGTCAATCTGCTGCGCGTGCTGCAGGAGCGCACCATCATGCGGGTCGGCACGACGCAGAGCCTGCGGGTGGATGTGCGCATCATCGCGGCCACCCACGTGGACCTGCAGGCGGCGGTGGCGGCCGGCACCTTTCGCGAGGACCTGTACTACCGGCTCAATGTGCTCCCCCTGCAGGTGCCGCCGCTGCGCGAGCGGCGCGGCGATATCGAGTTGCTGGCGCGCCACTTCTTCGACCAGTTCGCGACCGACCGCAGCCCCGGCCTGCGCGGCTTCAGCCAGCGTGCGCTGAGTGCGATGGCCGCGCATGACTGGCCCGGCAATGTGCGCGAGCTGATCAACCGCGTGCGGCGCGCGATGGTGATGGCGGAAGGGCGGGTGATCACGCCGGCGGACCTCGGTATCCAGCCGCCGGAACGCGAGGCGAACGGCTGGGAAGCGCTGGACGACGCCCGAACCGAGGCGGAGCGCGTCGCGATCTTCCTGAGCCTGAATCAGGCCGGCCAGAACGTCACGCTGGCGGCCAAGCAACTGGGCGTCTCGCGCGCGACCCTGTACCGCCTGATGGCCAAGCACGACATCGGCAATTGA
- a CDS encoding helix-hairpin-helix domain-containing protein: MALLAPGWLWAQPHLLELNQADRAELESLPGIGPQLAERLLAARAQGPFADWAELRRRVRGIGPALARRLSDAGLRVRGRALEEAPPAATASASSG; the protein is encoded by the coding sequence ATGGCGCTGCTGGCGCCGGGCTGGCTGTGGGCGCAGCCCCATCTGCTGGAACTCAATCAGGCCGACCGCGCCGAGCTGGAATCGTTGCCGGGCATCGGCCCGCAACTGGCCGAGCGCCTGCTGGCGGCACGCGCCCAGGGCCCGTTCGCCGACTGGGCCGAGCTGCGCCGCCGCGTGCGCGGCATCGGCCCGGCGCTGGCGCGGCGCCTCTCCGACGCCGGCCTGCGCGTGCGCGGGCGGGCGCTGGAGGAGGCGCCGCCCGCGGCAACCGCCTCGGCATCCAGCGGCTGA